Genomic DNA from Candidatus Thermoplasmatota archaeon:
GCCTGGGTGTACGGATGCTGGGCGTTGTTGAGGAACTCGTTCGTCGGAGCTAGCTCGATCACCATGCCCAGGTACATGACCGCTATCCGGTCGCTCATGTGAGCGACGACCGAGAGGTCGTGCGATATGAAGAGGTAGGTGAGCCCGAACTTGCCCTGAAGCTTCTTGAGAAGGTTGAGGACCTGTGCCTGGACGGAGACGTCGAGGGCCGAGGTAG
This window encodes:
- a CDS encoding ABC transporter ATP-binding protein; this translates as TSALDVSVQAQVLNLLKKLQGKFGLTYLFISHDLSVVAHMSDRIAVMYLGMVIELAPTNEFLNNAQHPYTQALIASIPIPDPKLRKDRKGIEGEVPSPINPPRGCRFNPRCQYVEKLCREKEPPLVDIGNGHLVACHRIAPG